The Mycoplasma sp. 1654_15 genome contains a region encoding:
- a CDS encoding valine--tRNA ligase, giving the protein MENKYNHLIVEKDINQKWIDKKYFEANKNPKKPFSIILPPPNVTGKLHLGHAWDSYLQDTIIRFKKLKGYDVFFVPAVDHAGIATQAKVEEKLYKQGIKKEELGREKFLEKVFEWKDEYYENIKQQWYKLGLAFDYSRERFTLDEQAHEAVIKVFIDLYKKGFIYKANRAINWDAKLKTALSNIEVINKPVEQKMYYLKYFIEGTNEFLTVATTRIETISCDVALAINPKDKRYLKYLNKQVVHPFTNKLIPIITDEYVDINFGSGVMKVSSHSMADFDIMQKHNLTAFECVDINGKLTNQVKGFEQKDRIEARDLIADFLKQKGLLLKTENIISNVGFSQRSDEVVEILVQPQWFISMKKLAQNLLNHLNSKDKVLFYPSKFRKTMISWMENVHDWTISRQLWWGHRIPVWYKNEEFKIQKDSPGKDWKQDEDVLDTWFSSGLAPFVFLGWPQKLDIYKKFYPTNLLVTGWDIIFFWVARMYFLGLEITKQKPFKAVLLHGLIRDMNGKKMSKSLGNGIDPMEIIEQYGSDVLRTTLIFNSTPGQDIRFNIEKLNSAWSLNNKLWNISKYIKSLDYKKTPYSASDYWILNKLAILNKTISKHMAKYNFSLISKSINEFVFEHFSSWYIELNKLNSNGYHLRNVLKKTLIVLHPFIPFLTDYLFKEIFNEELLEQKKIIFRTYKETEKIDLVIEVISELRKYREKHNISKKEKLQYWIKNNFLDQDSINLINKLAIAEIFENNFSSLKTAHFEIFLNLSESKQNEEQLRINKEIKFLKSEVQRSQAILSNPNFLAKAPKEKIELEKSKLEDYKNKLNYYLSKKK; this is encoded by the coding sequence ATGGAAAATAAATATAATCACTTAATTGTAGAAAAAGACATTAATCAAAAATGAATTGATAAAAAGTATTTTGAAGCTAACAAAAACCCAAAAAAACCTTTTTCAATCATTTTACCTCCTCCAAATGTTACTGGAAAATTACATCTTGGTCATGCTTGAGATAGTTATTTACAAGATACTATAATTAGATTTAAAAAACTTAAAGGTTATGATGTTTTTTTTGTACCAGCAGTAGATCACGCAGGAATTGCTACACAAGCAAAAGTTGAAGAAAAACTATATAAACAAGGCATCAAAAAAGAAGAACTTGGGAGAGAAAAATTTCTCGAAAAAGTTTTTGAATGAAAAGATGAATATTATGAAAATATCAAACAACAATGGTACAAACTAGGACTTGCTTTCGACTACTCAAGAGAAAGATTTACTTTAGATGAACAAGCACACGAAGCAGTTATAAAAGTTTTTATTGATTTATATAAAAAAGGCTTCATTTATAAAGCAAATAGAGCAATAAATTGAGATGCAAAATTAAAAACTGCACTTTCAAATATAGAAGTAATTAACAAACCTGTAGAACAAAAAATGTATTATTTAAAATACTTTATCGAAGGTACAAACGAATTTTTAACTGTAGCAACAACAAGAATTGAAACTATTTCTTGTGACGTCGCTTTAGCTATAAATCCTAAGGATAAAAGATATTTAAAATACTTAAATAAACAAGTTGTTCATCCTTTCACAAACAAATTAATTCCTATAATCACTGACGAATATGTAGATATTAATTTTGGTTCAGGAGTTATGAAAGTTTCTTCTCATAGTATGGCTGATTTTGATATTATGCAAAAACATAATTTAACTGCTTTTGAATGTGTTGATATCAATGGAAAATTAACTAATCAAGTAAAAGGCTTTGAACAAAAAGATAGAATTGAAGCTAGAGATTTAATTGCTGATTTTTTAAAACAAAAAGGTCTTCTTTTAAAAACAGAAAATATTATTTCTAACGTTGGTTTTTCTCAAAGAAGCGATGAGGTTGTTGAAATCCTTGTTCAACCTCAATGATTTATTTCTATGAAGAAATTAGCACAAAATTTGCTTAACCATTTAAATTCAAAAGACAAAGTTCTTTTTTATCCTTCTAAATTTAGAAAAACTATGATTTCTTGGATGGAGAATGTTCACGATTGAACAATCTCACGTCAACTTTGATGAGGTCATAGAATTCCTGTTTGATACAAAAATGAAGAGTTTAAAATTCAAAAAGACTCTCCGGGAAAAGACTGAAAACAAGATGAAGATGTTTTAGATACTTGATTTTCTTCAGGTTTAGCTCCTTTTGTTTTTTTAGGTTGACCACAAAAATTAGATATTTATAAAAAATTTTATCCTACAAATTTATTAGTTACAGGTTGAGATATTATCTTCTTTTGAGTAGCTAGAATGTATTTTTTAGGCTTAGAAATTACAAAACAAAAACCTTTTAAAGCTGTTTTACTTCATGGACTCATCAGAGATATGAATGGTAAAAAAATGTCTAAATCATTAGGTAACGGAATCGATCCTATGGAAATAATTGAACAATATGGTTCCGATGTTTTAAGAACTACTTTAATTTTTAATTCTACCCCCGGACAAGACATTAGATTTAACATCGAAAAATTAAATTCTGCTTGAAGTTTAAATAACAAATTGTGAAATATTTCAAAATATATTAAGTCTTTGGATTACAAAAAAACTCCATATTCAGCAAGTGATTATTGAATTTTAAATAAGTTAGCTATTTTAAATAAAACTATTTCTAAACATATGGCAAAATATAATTTTTCTTTAATTTCAAAATCTATTAATGAGTTTGTGTTTGAACATTTTTCTTCTTGATACATAGAATTAAATAAATTAAATTCAAACGGTTATCATCTAAGAAATGTTCTTAAAAAAACTTTAATTGTTTTACATCCTTTTATTCCTTTCTTAACTGATTATCTTTTTAAAGAAATTTTTAACGAAGAACTTTTAGAGCAGAAAAAAATAATTTTTAGAACTTATAAAGAAACAGAAAAGATTGATTTAGTAATTGAAGTTATTTCAGAGCTTAGAAAATATCGTGAAAAACATAATATTTCTAAGAAAGAAAAATTACAATATTGAATTAAAAATAATTTTTTAGATCAAGATTCTATAAACTTAATTAACAAATTAGCAATTGCTGAAATTTTCGAAAATAATTTTTCTAGTTTAAAAACTGCGCATTTCGAAATCTTCTTGAATCTTTCTGAATCTAAACAAAACGAAGAACAATTAAGGATAAACAAAGAAATTAAATTTTTAAAATCTGAGGTTCAAAGATCTCAAGCAATCTTGTCTAATCCTAATTTCTTAGCAAAAGCACCAAAAGAAAAAATAGAGTTAGAAAAATCTAAATTAGAAGATTATAAAAACAAATTAAATTATTATTTATCAAAGAAAAAATAA
- a CDS encoding DUF2188 domain-containing protein, producing MTKYVVRHNNAWAVKNPQAEKVTKTFATQKEAIEFAKSLKETTSVMVEQLNGQFRKA from the coding sequence ATGACAAAATACGTAGTAAGACACAACAATGCATGAGCCGTTAAAAATCCTCAAGCTGAAAAAGTTACCAAAACTTTCGCAACACAAAAAGAAGCAATAGAATTTGCTAAATCTTTAAAAGAAACAACAAGTGTTATGGTGGAACAACTTAACGGACAATTCAGAAAAGCTTAA